Proteins encoded in a region of the Vicia villosa cultivar HV-30 ecotype Madison, WI linkage group LG5, Vvil1.0, whole genome shotgun sequence genome:
- the LOC131604946 gene encoding uncharacterized protein LOC131604946, producing the protein MWFKHEEFDIFVKEEWKKLVVGGRGDYCLVEKLKTLKNRLAWWNKSVYGWIDIKINSDGREMHALDNLFVHFAGNVPDDVVAKRLKVAEDFWDNINKREGILRLKSRQLWLSEGDDNTRYFHNSLKDRRRRNAICSIDSPEGRLEGVEEVKEFTFKHFEKFFKEDCLSRPELRGINFNSLSYEDSSGLEKPFEEDEVKEAIYSCDGNKSPGSDGFSLEFYKRNWSIIKEDFMKCCNDLYHKGTLVKSITSSFLALIPKKKNPQDLFEYRPICLVGSIYKIIAKMLAANQKLRFNQKLVCSCNGRIDRFNQKLRGGEPTYDNLWSLKVLLRGFELVSGLKINFHKSNLYGTDIGDWFLNLATTFLACKKGCFPFKFLGIWVGEGANKKKVWQEVIDNLKSRLSECKGRNISIGGRVTLIGSVLNAIPIFTLSFYKGPSKIIQDIRSLLSNFLWCGNTKSRCIHWVKWENVCKPKEKGGLGIRDVGEMNKALLLKWKWRILKEDKAIWSRFLLLRYQDPKTKVLASSKDLLSGDDSRRNILFWHNCWVDDHPLRVTFPLLFARTTNNLCTVSDLFTFNQGEFTWKLEDIFDTDALNPSVPIASTYSTSASASNIGDELRDLRLILQRMEPDILALDDYHWKLTSNGFFTVSSVSHLVSNAKELAWPTSTTKLLDVIWKNKIPEKIKIFAWRFFINRLPLKDQLAIRGVPNLSSIDCLFCSNNPETLEHLFFHCHATKEVWSRIHRWLGNDLKLTLEEFKNFGSIQEKVKNTNIKVTLNSIWIALIWCTWNMRNTMIFDGGVFSFDEVISNIMFFSWRWASNKELPSRINFYDWYKLPLLCNITL; encoded by the exons ATGTGGTTCAAACATGAAGAGTTTGATATCTTTGTGAAGGAGGAATGGAAGAAGTTAGTGGTTGGAGGAAGAGGTGACTATTGCTTGGTCGAAAAGTTGAAAACTCTTAAAAACCGGTTAGCTTGGTGGAACAAGAGCGTCTATGGGTGGATTGATATCAAAATCAATAGTGATGGGAGAGAGATGCACGCTTTAGATAacttgtttgttcattttgcaggtaacgTTCCGGATGATGTGGTAGCAAAAAGACTTAAAGTGGCGGAGGATTTTTGGGATAACATTAATAAGAGAGAAGGCATACTCCGCTTAAAGTCAAGACAACTTTGGCTATCCGAAGGTGACGACAACACTCGTTACTTTCACAATTCGCTTaaagatagaagaagaaggaatgcCATTTGCTCTATTGACTCACCGGAGGGAAGATTAGAAGGGGTTGAAGAAGTTAAAGAGTTCACCTTCAAGCACTTTGAGAAGTTCTTTAAAGAAGATTGTCTTTCAAGACCGGAGCTTAGAGGGATCAATTTTAACTCTTTGTCTTATGAAGATTCATCGGGCTTAGAGAAAccttttgaagaagatgaagtgaagGAAGCTATTTATTCTTGCGATGGCAACAAGAGTCCGGGGTCGGATGGCTTCTCTTTGGAGTTCTATAAAAGGAATTGGTCCATCATAAAAGAGGATTTTATGAAGTGTTGCAATGACTTATATCATAAAGGTACCCTTGTTAAATCCATCACATCCTCTTTCCTTGCGCTAATTCCTAAGAAGAAGAATCCGCAAGACTTGTTTGAATATCGACCCATTTGTCTAGTGGGGAGTATTTATAAGATCATAGCAAAAATGCTAGCGGCTAACCAAAAACTCCGCTTTAACCAAAAACTTGTTTGTTCTTGCAATGGAAGGATTGACCGCTTTAACCAAAAACTCCGTGGAG GAGAGCCCACTTACGACAATCTTTGGAGTCTAaaagtgttgttgagaggctttgaaTTGGTATCCGGTTTGAAAATCAACTTCCATAAAAGCAACTTGTATGGAACGGACATTGGAGATTGGTTTTTAAACTTGGCGACTACTTTCCTTGCGTGCAAAAAAGGTTGCTTCCCGTTTAAATTTCTTGGTATTTGGGTGGGTGAAGGCGCAAATAAGAAGAAGGTGTGGCAAGAAGTGATTGACAACTTAAAATCAAGACTCTCTGAATGTAAAGGTAGGAACATCTCCATCGGTGGGAGGGTGACTCTTATTGGTTCCGTTCTTAATGCCATTCCCATTTTTACTCTTTCGTTCTACAAAGGTCCAAGCAAAATTATTCAAGATATAAGAAGTCTTCTTAGCAACTTTTTGTGGTGTGGGAATACTAAATCGAGATGtattcattgggtgaagtgggagaaTGTGTGTAAGCCTAAAGAGAAAGGAGGGTTAGGTATTAGAGATGTGGGAGAAATGAACAAAGCTTTACTtcttaaatggaagtggagaatcttAAAGGAAGATAAGGCTATTTGGAGTAGATTTTTACTTTTGAGATATCAAGATCCCAAAACTAAAGTGTTGGCTTCTAGTAAGGATCTTTTATCCGGAGATGATTCCC GAAGAAACATTCTCTTTTGGCATAACTGTTGGGTGGATGATCATCCGCTTCGCGTCACCTTCCCGCTTTTGTTTGCTAGAACAACCAACAATCTTTGCACGGTGAGTGATCTCTTCACCTTTAACCAAGGTGAATTCACGTGGAAGTTAGAAGATATTTTTGATACGGATGCGCTAAATCCGTCGGTTCCGATTGCTTCTACCTACTCCACTTCCGCTTCGGCCTCGAATATAGGAGATGAACTTAGGGACTTGAGGTTGATTCTCCAACGGATGGAGCCGGACATTTTGGCTTTGGATGATTATCATTGGAAGCTAACTTCAAACGGATTTTTCACGGTGTCTAGTGTCTCGCACTTGGTCTCAAACGCAAAGGAGTTAGCTTGGCCAACTTCAACTACCAAGTTGTTAGATGTCATTTGGAAGAATAAAATAccggaaaagattaagattttTGCGTGGAGATTCTTCATCAATAGGTTACCTCTAAAAGATCAATTAGCCATTAGAGGTGTGCCTAATCTCTCTTCCATTGATTGCCTTTTTTGTTCAAACAATCCAGAAACTTTGGAACATCTTTTTTTCCATTGCCATGCTACAAAAGAGGTGTGGAGTAGAATTCATAGGTGGTTGGGGAACGATTTGAAGCTTACCTTAGAGGAGTTCAAGAATTTTGGGAGCATCCAAGAAAAGGTGAAAAACACCAACATTAAAGTTACTCTAAATTCGATTTGGATAGCCTTAATTTGGTGTACGTGGAATATGAGAAATACAATGATCTTTGACGGAGGTGTTTTTAGCTTCGACGAGGTGAtatcaaatatcatgtttttctcATGGAGGTGGGCTAGCAACAAGGAACTTCCTAGTAGGataaatttttatgattggtataaattgcCATTACTTTGTAACATAACTCTCTAG